From Spirosoma aerolatum, one genomic window encodes:
- a CDS encoding helix-turn-helix domain-containing protein: protein MPLSPKELSLHHFGAEGVLNLSDFQLLFHINRIEDVVAKIKFPLAPHRKTVYDFIFLAEGTTARSKDLYRFEFGRNTFFFLPALQISAHEYMSADAKGFFCHFDADLINAIFPKAPFYDTFPFWQFSANPLVTVNDTLREPILNILNRLLDEYESNPSPNMTILGAYLFTLFTELSTVNPTPIVATQHSALRFTEKYTNLLSRYIYSHHKVTDYASMMAITADHLNKCVKSTLGKTAQELLADMIILEAKVLLKQTVLSVSEIAFKFSETNPSDFARFFKAKTGLTPKEYRRQAIS, encoded by the coding sequence ATGCCCCTTTCCCCTAAGGAGTTGAGCCTACACCATTTTGGGGCCGAAGGGGTATTAAATCTGTCTGATTTTCAGTTGTTATTTCACATCAATCGGATTGAAGATGTAGTTGCGAAAATCAAATTTCCGCTTGCACCACATCGCAAAACGGTTTATGATTTTATCTTTCTGGCCGAAGGAACAACGGCCCGTAGCAAAGACCTATATCGATTTGAATTTGGACGTAATACCTTCTTTTTCTTGCCCGCCTTACAGATTTCAGCTCATGAGTATATGAGCGCGGATGCAAAAGGCTTTTTTTGTCACTTTGATGCCGACCTGATCAATGCCATCTTTCCGAAGGCCCCCTTCTATGATACGTTCCCGTTTTGGCAGTTTTCGGCTAATCCACTTGTTACGGTAAATGATACCCTGCGTGAGCCGATTCTGAATATTCTGAATCGGCTTCTTGATGAGTATGAATCCAACCCGTCGCCCAATATGACTATTTTGGGGGCTTATTTATTCACCCTCTTTACGGAACTAAGCACGGTAAACCCAACGCCCATCGTAGCCACACAACACTCAGCGCTGCGCTTTACGGAGAAGTATACGAATCTGCTATCCCGTTATATCTATAGCCATCATAAGGTAACGGACTATGCTTCGATGATGGCCATTACAGCGGATCACCTGAATAAATGCGTTAAATCGACATTGGGCAAAACAGCACAGGAATTACTAGCCGATATGATCATATTGGAAGCGAAAGTTTTGTTAAAGCAAACGGTTCTGTCGGTCAGTGAGATAGCTTTCAAATTTTCAGAAACAAATCCCAGTGACTTCGCCCGCTTTTTTAAAGCTAAAACGGGTTTGACGCCTAAAGAATACCGCCGTCAGGCTATTAGCTAA
- a CDS encoding alpha/beta hydrolase, which translates to MIRFSILACVCLVINTVIVSAQQVFKLYEGRPKGSESWTWNEGTSTNKEVVYNVSEATLTAYLPPKEAANGTAVIVAPGGAFHILSINNEGVDVAKWLNSKGIAAFVLKYRVVHSLTDDPVKELMPKMQDFKKLDEENAPVIPLAMADGLTAVNYVRDHAKGLNIDPQKIGFMGFSAGGTLTMSVVYNATDKNRPNFVAPIYAYEPAVIGSTIPTAKTPIFIVVAGDDQLNMMPMSISIYKKWFDAGQPAELHIYEKGGHGFGMRKQNLPVDTWYERFGDWLSFQGFMKTPESRH; encoded by the coding sequence ATGATCCGTTTCTCTATTCTAGCCTGTGTCTGTCTAGTTATTAACACAGTCATTGTGAGCGCCCAGCAGGTTTTCAAACTCTACGAAGGCAGGCCCAAGGGTTCCGAAAGCTGGACATGGAACGAGGGAACGAGCACGAATAAAGAGGTGGTGTACAACGTGTCGGAAGCGACCTTAACGGCTTATTTGCCGCCTAAAGAAGCCGCGAACGGTACCGCCGTCATCGTAGCACCGGGAGGAGCTTTTCATATTCTGAGCATCAACAACGAAGGTGTCGATGTTGCCAAATGGCTCAACAGCAAAGGTATAGCGGCTTTTGTACTTAAATATCGGGTTGTACATAGCTTGACCGATGATCCGGTCAAGGAATTGATGCCCAAAATGCAGGATTTCAAGAAGCTGGACGAAGAAAACGCGCCCGTTATACCACTGGCGATGGCCGATGGCCTTACAGCCGTAAATTATGTACGCGATCACGCCAAGGGCCTCAACATCGACCCGCAAAAGATTGGGTTTATGGGATTTTCGGCAGGTGGGACGTTGACCATGTCGGTTGTGTACAACGCTACTGACAAGAATCGCCCCAACTTTGTAGCGCCTATTTATGCCTACGAACCCGCTGTTATTGGCTCGACGATTCCAACAGCTAAAACGCCCATTTTTATCGTAGTAGCTGGAGACGACCAGTTGAACATGATGCCCATGAGCATCAGCATCTACAAAAAATGGTTCGATGCCGGTCAACCTGCCGAGCTACATATCTATGAAAAAGGTGGTCACGGCTTTGGCATGCGGAAGCAGAATCTCCCGGTCGATACGTGGTATGAACGTTTTGGCGATTGGCTTAGCTTTCAGGGTTTCATGAAAACTCCTGAAAGTCGGCATTAA
- a CDS encoding glycoside hydrolase family 3 protein has protein sequence MNYLSLSIITGILFTTCVVAQTPKQPMLGKRSVALLNSNALQFKDLNKNGKLDPYEDWRLPVEKRVNDLVAQMTLEEKIGFMLISTTRMAGDYSFQQNAPKAEISSGFNEEDLVQPNNMFTRKPLPVPMLSAAGTTKGVTQFHLRHFILRANPSARTIAEWSNNLQALCETTRLGIPAIVASNPRNHVTIDASIGLSVGTTAFSKWPGELGLAAMRDLKLTREFAQIAAQEWASVGLRKGYMYMADLATEPRWQRIEGTFGEDADLTASMIREIVLGFQGTALNPLSVAMTTKHFPGGGPQVDGQDSHFDWGKFAHYPGGMFDYHVKPFKAAIDAGTSAIMPYYSAPKGNGFEEVGFSYNKAIIQDLLRKKLGFKGIINSDTGPIDMMPWGVENLTLQQRYQKALDAGVDIFSGTADPTVLLETARKGLVSEARINESVSRLLREKFLLGLFENPYVDVDRAVQLVGSEPLQKKADLAHRKSIVLLQNDAKQLPIQAKTKVYFETYYDNGRGGNAVHVHKPAQSNSNLEFVSSKDEADVVLLWLIPTGGSLFTAAGKPIELRLSRHHVDMNHVNELLKSKPTVLAINFSSPWVLDELDVSAAKTVLATFGTTPDALLDVVRGVYKPTGKLPFTIPASEKAVAENKSDVPGFQEGGNYARFRFGHGLSY, from the coding sequence ATGAACTATCTATCGCTGAGTATAATTACCGGCATTCTCTTTACGACCTGTGTGGTTGCCCAAACCCCCAAGCAGCCCATGCTGGGTAAGCGCAGTGTGGCATTACTGAATAGTAACGCGTTACAATTCAAGGATCTTAACAAAAACGGTAAGCTTGATCCGTACGAAGACTGGCGATTGCCGGTAGAGAAACGGGTCAATGACCTGGTGGCGCAGATGACGCTGGAAGAGAAGATTGGTTTCATGCTCATCAGTACTACACGTATGGCGGGCGACTATTCTTTCCAGCAAAATGCGCCGAAGGCCGAAATAAGCAGTGGGTTCAATGAGGAAGACCTGGTGCAGCCCAACAATATGTTTACCCGTAAGCCTTTGCCCGTGCCCATGCTGTCGGCGGCTGGTACTACGAAAGGGGTAACCCAATTTCACCTGCGTCATTTCATTCTGCGGGCAAATCCATCGGCACGCACCATAGCCGAGTGGTCGAACAACTTACAGGCTCTGTGCGAAACTACACGACTGGGAATTCCGGCCATTGTGGCCTCCAACCCCAGAAATCATGTGACCATCGATGCCTCAATTGGGTTGAGTGTGGGCACAACGGCTTTTTCGAAATGGCCGGGCGAGCTTGGTCTTGCCGCCATGCGTGATCTGAAACTAACCCGCGAATTTGCGCAGATTGCGGCTCAGGAATGGGCCTCTGTCGGGCTTCGGAAAGGGTATATGTACATGGCCGATCTGGCTACGGAACCCCGCTGGCAACGCATCGAAGGTACGTTTGGCGAAGACGCCGACCTGACTGCCAGTATGATCCGGGAAATCGTGCTGGGTTTTCAGGGGACTGCCCTCAATCCGTTGTCGGTTGCCATGACAACCAAACATTTTCCGGGTGGAGGACCTCAGGTAGATGGACAGGACTCGCATTTCGACTGGGGGAAGTTTGCCCATTATCCAGGCGGTATGTTCGACTATCATGTTAAGCCTTTCAAAGCGGCTATCGATGCCGGTACATCGGCCATAATGCCGTATTACTCAGCGCCCAAAGGCAACGGTTTTGAAGAGGTTGGTTTCTCCTATAATAAGGCCATCATTCAGGATTTACTGCGAAAAAAGCTGGGTTTCAAGGGAATCATCAATTCTGATACCGGCCCCATCGATATGATGCCCTGGGGGGTAGAGAACCTGACGCTACAGCAACGATACCAAAAAGCGCTGGATGCCGGTGTCGATATTTTTTCAGGAACGGCCGACCCAACGGTACTACTCGAAACGGCCAGAAAAGGGCTGGTCTCCGAAGCCCGAATTAATGAATCGGTTAGCCGCCTGTTGCGCGAAAAATTCCTGCTGGGCTTGTTTGAAAACCCTTATGTAGACGTTGACAGAGCCGTACAACTGGTTGGTAGCGAACCGTTGCAGAAAAAGGCCGACCTGGCGCATCGTAAGTCGATTGTGCTGCTACAGAATGACGCAAAACAGTTACCCATACAGGCCAAAACGAAGGTTTATTTTGAAACATACTATGATAACGGCCGGGGTGGCAATGCGGTGCATGTCCATAAGCCAGCCCAGTCGAACAGTAATCTTGAATTTGTGTCGTCGAAAGACGAAGCCGATGTGGTACTGCTTTGGTTGATTCCTACGGGTGGAAGTTTGTTTACGGCGGCCGGGAAACCCATTGAGTTGCGTTTGTCGAGACACCATGTCGATATGAACCATGTCAATGAGCTACTGAAAAGCAAACCGACTGTTCTGGCTATTAATTTTTCGAGCCCGTGGGTACTCGACGAACTGGATGTATCGGCTGCTAAAACCGTATTGGCTACCTTCGGCACTACGCCCGATGCCCTGCTGGATGTGGTTCGGGGCGTGTATAAACCAACGGGCAAATTGCCGTTTACGATTCCGGCTTCTGAAAAAGCGGTTGCCGAAAACAAGTCTGACGTTCCTGGCTTTCAGGAAGGTGGCAACTACGCCCGGTTCCGATTTGGTCATGGCTTAAGTTATTAG
- a CDS encoding glycosyl hydrolase, which translates to MKYILASFLSMTVLYSMGQTSLQQGFQTPPDAAKPRVWWHWMNGNITKEGITKDLEWMKRVGIGGFQNFDASLFTPVVVPKKLVFMTPEWKDAFRHTTETAKRLQLEMAIAGSPGWSVTGGPWVAPKDGMKKYVWTETRLEGGKAFSGKLPQPPDIAGKFQNVPLASSSLMGGAPKAIPHYYADAAVIAYRLPEAEKTLAALNPKITSSGGTFTLADLTDGDLAKTTLLPPKEIGEDMWIQFEFDQPQTFKAFTIVGAPAAGELAEFRGMPDNRSLKVSDDGVNFRDVVIIRGSTVPQSTMGILPTTAKVFRFTFKTEKPEGNPFGEMFGGSSQPGKPQGVPVAELVLHNTNRVDLFEQKAGFAAWKETTHSLVKNDNDAIPTTNVLDISSKMAADGTLNWTPPVGNWIVVRLGYSITGRENHPASPEATGLEVDKLDKEAVRKYINTYLDMYKEATGGQMGNQGLQYMVLDSYEAGHMTWTQDMPAEFQKRRGYSLTPWLPVLTGRVIESAEASEKFLWDFRKTIGELIVESHYEVIGEELNKRGMKRYTESHENGRIYLADGMDVKRKAEIPMSAMWTPGSLAGGNDEEVRSEADIREAASVAHIYGKPFVAAESMTSVRDAFSWHPEKLKRTADLEMASGLNRFVIHTSVHQPLDDKKPGFSLGPFGQYFTRQETWAEQAKAWTDYLSRSCYMLQQGKPVVDVLYYYGENYNVTQAFADKLPAVPSGYEFDFANSTVVKEALQVKGGNIITTGGQQYRVLALDASAKTMTLPVLKKLGELVKAGMKVVGAKPERSPSFSDNPAEFNALASQIWRYPTVSTKPLNDALAGLGIQKDVDVVGANAKILYVHRQLGNADIYWLDNRSDASNEATISFHVVGKVPELWYPQTGKTEKVSYQIKDGRTTVPLKFESWEAYFIVFRDKATATTYTKPAATTTEVAQINSPWTVRFQAGRGAPEQATFAKLTSWTEQADAGIKYFSGTAEYENTVELPALSKNEHYMIDLGDVKNIAELVVNGKNMGILWKKPFRMDITEAVKPGNNTIQVKVTNLWVNRLIGDAQPGVTSKITFTTMPFYRANSPLLPSGLLGSVRILSIK; encoded by the coding sequence ATGAAATACATACTTGCTTCATTTCTATCAATGACTGTGCTGTATAGCATGGGGCAAACTTCGCTGCAACAAGGTTTTCAGACCCCGCCCGATGCGGCTAAGCCCCGTGTCTGGTGGCACTGGATGAATGGGAACATCACCAAAGAAGGCATTACCAAAGATCTGGAATGGATGAAGCGAGTCGGTATCGGGGGCTTTCAAAACTTCGACGCCAGTTTGTTTACCCCCGTAGTAGTTCCCAAAAAACTGGTGTTTATGACACCCGAGTGGAAAGATGCATTCCGCCACACAACCGAAACGGCTAAACGGCTTCAACTCGAAATGGCCATTGCCGGTTCGCCGGGCTGGAGTGTTACGGGAGGGCCCTGGGTAGCGCCCAAAGATGGGATGAAAAAGTACGTCTGGACCGAAACGCGGCTGGAAGGTGGTAAAGCCTTTTCCGGAAAATTACCACAACCGCCAGATATAGCCGGGAAATTCCAGAATGTGCCGCTGGCTTCGTCCAGTCTGATGGGGGGAGCCCCGAAAGCGATACCCCATTATTACGCCGATGCCGCTGTTATTGCCTATCGCTTACCCGAAGCCGAGAAAACACTGGCAGCATTAAACCCCAAAATTACGTCGAGTGGTGGGACATTTACACTGGCCGACCTTACGGATGGTGATTTGGCTAAAACGACGCTGCTACCGCCAAAGGAAATTGGTGAGGATATGTGGATTCAGTTTGAATTCGATCAGCCCCAGACGTTTAAAGCGTTTACCATTGTGGGGGCACCCGCAGCCGGTGAACTGGCCGAATTCAGAGGTATGCCCGACAACCGGAGCCTGAAAGTAAGCGACGATGGGGTTAACTTCCGGGATGTGGTGATCATCCGAGGAAGCACCGTTCCGCAGAGTACGATGGGAATTTTGCCCACCACGGCTAAAGTGTTCCGGTTTACCTTTAAGACGGAGAAGCCGGAAGGTAACCCCTTTGGCGAGATGTTCGGCGGTAGTTCGCAACCAGGTAAACCCCAGGGTGTACCCGTAGCCGAACTGGTGCTGCACAATACAAATCGGGTGGATCTGTTTGAACAAAAAGCCGGGTTTGCTGCCTGGAAAGAAACTACTCATTCGCTCGTAAAAAATGATAACGATGCCATCCCAACGACGAATGTACTAGACATTTCTTCGAAAATGGCAGCCGATGGAACCCTGAACTGGACGCCACCGGTTGGCAACTGGATCGTTGTGCGATTGGGTTATTCCATCACAGGTCGGGAAAATCATCCGGCCTCTCCCGAAGCTACCGGCCTTGAAGTCGACAAGCTGGATAAAGAAGCCGTCAGGAAGTACATCAATACGTACCTGGATATGTATAAGGAGGCTACGGGTGGGCAAATGGGCAATCAGGGCTTGCAGTATATGGTGCTGGATAGCTACGAAGCTGGTCATATGACCTGGACACAGGATATGCCCGCTGAGTTTCAGAAACGGCGGGGGTATAGCCTTACGCCCTGGTTGCCGGTATTGACGGGAAGGGTGATTGAGAGTGCTGAAGCCAGTGAGAAATTTTTGTGGGATTTCCGCAAAACGATCGGTGAACTCATTGTCGAAAGCCATTACGAGGTGATCGGGGAAGAACTGAACAAACGGGGCATGAAACGGTACACCGAGTCGCACGAAAACGGCCGGATTTACCTGGCAGATGGCATGGATGTGAAGCGAAAGGCGGAGATTCCCATGTCGGCTATGTGGACGCCCGGAAGTCTGGCGGGTGGAAACGACGAGGAAGTGCGTAGCGAAGCCGACATTCGTGAAGCTGCTTCGGTAGCCCATATTTATGGTAAACCGTTTGTGGCAGCCGAGTCGATGACATCGGTCCGGGATGCCTTTAGCTGGCACCCCGAAAAACTAAAGCGAACAGCTGATCTTGAGATGGCTTCGGGGCTGAATCGGTTTGTAATTCATACGTCTGTACACCAGCCGCTGGACGATAAAAAGCCCGGTTTTTCACTCGGCCCTTTTGGGCAGTACTTTACCCGTCAGGAAACCTGGGCCGAGCAGGCGAAAGCCTGGACCGATTATCTGAGCCGTAGCTGTTATATGCTGCAACAAGGAAAGCCCGTTGTCGATGTGTTGTATTATTATGGCGAAAACTACAATGTCACCCAGGCATTTGCCGATAAATTACCGGCTGTCCCATCTGGCTATGAATTTGATTTTGCCAATTCGACCGTTGTCAAAGAAGCCTTACAGGTCAAGGGCGGCAATATTATTACAACGGGTGGCCAGCAGTACCGTGTTCTGGCTCTTGATGCATCGGCTAAAACCATGACCTTGCCCGTATTGAAAAAGTTGGGCGAACTGGTTAAAGCCGGTATGAAGGTGGTGGGAGCAAAACCGGAGCGTTCACCCAGTTTTAGCGATAATCCTGCTGAATTTAATGCATTGGCTAGCCAAATCTGGCGCTATCCAACCGTATCGACTAAGCCATTGAACGATGCGCTGGCTGGATTGGGTATACAAAAGGACGTAGACGTTGTCGGGGCAAACGCAAAGATTCTGTACGTACATCGCCAATTGGGAAATGCAGATATATACTGGCTCGACAACCGCAGCGATGCTTCCAATGAGGCTACAATCAGTTTCCATGTTGTGGGTAAAGTGCCCGAGCTATGGTATCCACAAACGGGAAAAACCGAGAAAGTTTCGTACCAGATCAAAGACGGCCGGACTACCGTTCCGCTTAAGTTTGAGTCCTGGGAAGCTTACTTCATCGTATTCCGGGATAAAGCCACGGCAACGACCTATACCAAACCTGCCGCTACAACCACTGAAGTGGCGCAGATCAACAGCCCATGGACCGTACGTTTCCAGGCGGGTAGGGGCGCACCTGAACAGGCAACATTCGCTAAGCTGACTTCGTGGACCGAGCAGGCCGATGCCGGAATCAAGTATTTTTCGGGTACCGCCGAGTACGAAAATACCGTTGAGTTACCCGCTTTATCGAAGAACGAACACTATATGATCGACCTAGGTGATGTGAAGAACATAGCTGAATTGGTCGTCAACGGAAAAAATATGGGTATCCTCTGGAAAAAACCATTTCGGATGGACATCACTGAAGCTGTAAAACCGGGAAACAATACGATTCAGGTGAAGGTGACCAATCTGTGGGTAAACCGATTGATTGGCGATGCGCAGCCTGGCGTAACTAGCAAAATTACGTTTACTACGATGCCGTTCTACCGGGCCAACTCCCCTTTACTGCCATCGGGCCTGCTGGGTAGTGTGAGGATATTATCGATTAAATAA
- a CDS encoding RNA polymerase sigma factor: protein MMKSNQFSSLLVRSQGANTPTSSSFDDIYQQYIEKVYQKCLTMTNNPIIAQDYTQDIFIKVFLKLDSFKQRSDIYTWLYSIAHNYCVDQLRVEKRKRHQLFSLDLGMDYSEGESSTLDDKLTILDQLIGNLSEIDQQMLRLHYQQGVKLEAIARQMNLKLSAVKMRLLRNRRTIYKRYQQVVGEMDWAD from the coding sequence ATGATGAAATCCAATCAATTCTCTTCCCTTCTTGTAAGGTCGCAAGGCGCTAACACACCAACGTCAAGTTCGTTTGATGACATTTACCAGCAATACATAGAAAAGGTATACCAGAAATGCCTGACGATGACCAACAATCCAATAATCGCGCAGGATTATACGCAGGACATTTTTATCAAGGTATTTTTAAAATTGGATAGTTTTAAGCAACGTTCCGATATATATACCTGGCTTTATTCCATTGCGCATAATTATTGTGTGGATCAACTGCGTGTGGAGAAACGAAAAAGACACCAACTCTTTTCGCTCGACTTGGGGATGGACTATAGTGAAGGAGAAAGCAGTACATTAGATGATAAACTAACGATTTTAGATCAACTGATTGGCAACCTGTCGGAAATTGACCAGCAGATGTTGCGGTTACATTATCAACAGGGTGTTAAGCTTGAAGCAATTGCCCGTCAGATGAACCTGAAGTTGAGCGCAGTGAAAATGCGGCTATTACGAAATCGAAGAACAATATATAAGAGATACCAACAGGTTGTCGGTGAAATGGATTGGGCTGATTAG
- a CDS encoding tetratricopeptide repeat-containing sensor histidine kinase gives MNLAVPFLFKTIGIAFCLCWVFLAGSTYAQGLRFADTYPVNNSDSVERWVAQHQELSQDRLKNLIRLERTYSWNFLNKLGSHLPEIKRYADSQKSGIARAAYDYILAWKYLNEDRRNQTALYANRALNEFVRLSDESGQLHAYSLLVMVNSTPLGFKVASSNKRSLAYLGNMENILARTNDGHDFLTLQLTYTRYQYGQGQIGSKGDTLLKIVERAIGRINQNQVYSYAAYRFRRQKAISYYLLGEPMRSYELNRQILTHLQPDQVIEKAYTQYNLVLDCYLLKRTEEGIALCQQALALFSKYQPSNYSQLAATYTKYRALLQQKGDYAGADLLSDSIRVISNLITTAQNDKKMLELEARYETERKQQQIHYLETMQQQTRQWLIIAIVGLLIVGALSYKLFRANRQLTKLTEAREHFFGIIAHDLRRPLFAFQGMNELVSYNLQKQNYGAIEQLSKAIDEAGFSIQSMLDNLLKWALSQREALPYNPQKLYVHPKLEEVARVFRGLPSKHPLHFSISCPDSLQVYVDPNGLELILRNLLANAYKAMDTLTGYIRLEAEAYDDAQVSIRISDSGIGMSSETLLAVQKALRYPFDVHGDEARLGLGLVLVSQFTAKNMGRITVESSLGAGTSFTLVFPVDKPATKSKVPLLMLGHLTDKRVAHQF, from the coding sequence ATGAATCTTGCCGTCCCTTTCCTCTTTAAAACCATCGGAATCGCTTTTTGCCTGTGCTGGGTATTCCTGGCGGGTAGCACGTATGCTCAGGGGTTACGTTTTGCCGATACATATCCTGTCAATAATTCGGATAGTGTGGAACGATGGGTAGCTCAGCATCAAGAACTTTCTCAGGATCGTTTGAAGAACCTAATCAGGCTGGAACGTACCTATTCCTGGAATTTTCTGAATAAACTTGGCAGCCATTTGCCTGAAATTAAGCGCTATGCCGATTCCCAGAAGAGTGGAATAGCCAGAGCTGCTTATGATTATATACTTGCCTGGAAGTATCTTAACGAAGATCGACGTAATCAAACAGCGTTGTATGCCAATCGAGCTCTCAACGAATTTGTTCGTTTGAGTGACGAATCAGGTCAGTTACATGCGTATAGCTTACTTGTAATGGTCAATTCAACACCACTTGGTTTTAAAGTGGCCTCTAGTAACAAACGGAGTCTGGCCTATTTGGGTAATATGGAGAACATCCTGGCCAGAACCAACGATGGGCATGATTTTCTAACATTACAGTTGACGTATACTCGCTACCAGTATGGACAAGGGCAAATTGGCAGTAAAGGCGATACACTGCTGAAAATAGTCGAGAGAGCAATTGGACGTATCAACCAAAATCAGGTCTATTCGTATGCTGCCTACCGATTCAGGCGGCAAAAAGCGATCAGTTATTATTTGCTTGGCGAGCCAATGAGGTCTTATGAACTAAACAGGCAGATTCTAACCCACTTACAACCAGATCAAGTCATAGAAAAAGCGTATACACAATATAATCTAGTTCTGGATTGCTACCTACTTAAGCGAACGGAAGAAGGAATTGCGCTTTGCCAGCAAGCCCTGGCTTTATTCTCTAAATACCAGCCTTCGAATTATAGCCAGTTGGCTGCTACTTATACAAAATACCGCGCCTTACTTCAGCAGAAAGGTGATTATGCCGGGGCCGACCTACTGTCAGATAGTATCCGGGTGATCAGTAACCTGATCACGACGGCTCAGAATGATAAAAAAATGCTTGAGCTGGAAGCCCGATACGAGACGGAGCGGAAACAACAACAGATTCACTATTTAGAAACAATGCAACAGCAGACCCGGCAGTGGTTGATCATCGCTATTGTGGGGTTACTCATTGTTGGGGCTCTTTCTTACAAGCTCTTTCGGGCAAATCGGCAGCTTACAAAGCTTACAGAGGCCAGAGAGCACTTCTTTGGTATCATAGCCCATGACTTGCGTCGACCCTTATTTGCGTTTCAGGGCATGAACGAGCTAGTGAGTTATAATCTGCAAAAGCAAAATTATGGCGCTATTGAGCAATTATCGAAAGCAATCGACGAAGCTGGTTTTAGTATCCAGTCCATGCTTGATAATTTGCTGAAGTGGGCACTTAGTCAGCGGGAGGCTTTGCCGTATAATCCTCAGAAGCTCTATGTGCATCCTAAATTAGAAGAAGTTGCACGAGTCTTTAGAGGGCTACCCAGCAAGCATCCGTTACATTTTTCAATTAGCTGCCCTGATTCACTACAGGTCTATGTCGACCCGAACGGACTTGAACTTATTTTACGGAATTTATTGGCAAATGCGTATAAAGCGATGGATACCCTGACGGGATATATTCGTTTGGAAGCTGAGGCTTACGACGATGCTCAGGTTAGTATTCGAATCAGCGATTCAGGAATTGGCATGAGTTCAGAAACATTACTGGCCGTGCAAAAAGCCTTGCGTTACCCTTTTGACGTGCATGGTGATGAAGCCCGTTTGGGCTTAGGGCTGGTACTGGTTAGTCAGTTTACAGCCAAAAATATGGGACGTATAACCGTTGAAAGCTCGTTGGGAGCTGGTACTTCATTCACATTAGTGTTTCCTGTTGATAAACCTGCTACAAAAAGTAAAGTGCCGTTGCTAATGCTTGGGCATTTAACGGACAAAAGAGTTGCTCACCAGTTTTGA